From Mastacembelus armatus chromosome 13, fMasArm1.2, whole genome shotgun sequence, one genomic window encodes:
- the napab gene encoding N-ethylmaleimide-sensitive factor attachment protein, alpha b, which produces MDNSGKEKEAMALMADAEKKLKSSQSFFGALFGGSSKLEEACDMYVRAANMFKMAKNWCAAGNAFSQAACLHLQMQSKHDAATNFIDAGNAFKKADPQEAINCLNRAIEIYTDMGRFTIAAKHHITIAEIYETELVDIDKAIAHYEQAADYYKGEESTSSANKCLLKVATYAAQLEQYPKAIEIYEQVGTHAMDSTLLKYSAKDHFFKAALCHFCVDMLNAKLAVQKYEEMFPAFSDSRECKLLKKLLDAYEEQNVEAYTDSVKEYDTISRLDQWLTTMLLRIKKTIQEDESDLR; this is translated from the exons ATGGACAACAGCgggaaagaaaaggaagcgATGGCTTTAATGGCCGATGCCGAAAAGAAACTAAAGTCGTCGCAGTCGTTTTTCGGGGCGCTGTTTGG GGGTTCCTCCAAGCTCGAAGAGGCCTGTGACATGTATGTGAGAGCAGCCAACATGTTCAAAATGGCCAAAAATTGGTGTG ctgctgGAAATGCATTCTCCCAAGCCGCTTGCCTTCACCTGCAGATGCAGAGCAAACATGATGCAGCGACTAATTTCATAGATGCTGGAAACGCCTTTAAAAAAGCTGATCCACAAG AGGCCATAAATTGTCTAAATCGAGCTATTGAGATATATACTGATATG gGTCGTTTCACCATCGCAGCAAAACATCACATCACAATTGCTGAAATATATGAGACAGAGCTAGTGGACATAGATAAG GCCATTGCTCATTATGAACAGGCAGCAGATTATTACAAAGGGGAAGAATCCACCAG TTCAGCAAACAAGTGTCTTCTGAAAGTAGCAACCTACGCCGCTCAGCTGGAACAGTACCCAAAAGCTATTGAGATCTATGAACAG GTTGGAACCCATGCGATGGACAGTACACTCCTGAAGTACAGTGCAAAGGACCACTTCTTCAAGGCAGCGCTCTGTCACTTCTGTGTTGACATGCTCAATGCAAAA CTTGCTGTGCAGAAGTATGAAGAAATGTTTCCGGCCTTTTCGGACTCCAGAGAATGCAAGCTGTTGAAG AAACTTCTAGATGCCTATGAAGAACAGAATGTGGAAGCCTATACTGACTCG GTGAAGGAATACGACACCATTTCACGGTTGGATCAGTGGCTCACTACAATGCTTCTGCGCATCAAGAAAACCATACAAGAGGATGAAAGCGACCTTCGCTGA
- the b3gnt2l gene encoding N-acetyllactosaminide beta-1,3-N-acetylglucosaminyltransferase 2 — protein sequence MRRIRTYIAMVLFATLFMIFYLTLHLDRNYSVRARPDPLQHSSLRVRDSDVEAQSSKQESFTTPAPYVDDVDNVSVSDSLRHTIPQNVAYWNRLLYLALRSLDKGKHPFRHTSQWSHCRETNDMRLRVNVHDFTTYPVLFQEFLRVMNCRTPPVLINQPNKCICSKGDVNDQTFLLFAIKSAPGNFERRQAVRETWGREAVYHSGLRVQTVFFLGISPENDPDLRPLLSFEAKHFRDLLQWDFHESLLNLTLKMHMFIQWTLKHCPNVTFIFSGDDDVFVNTPALLSYLQSLDASKASQLYVGHVISTATPLRDPTSKYYIPLSFYDGPYPAYAGGGGFLLSRALLQPLYSVSRVIPFFPIDDVYMALCFMALGVSPEAHAGFQTFDVSEQDRENLCVHKALILIHQRSPWEIKRLWKGIHSPFLTC from the coding sequence ATGAGACGTATTCGCACCTACATCGCTATGGTTCTCTTTGCCACTTTATTTATGATCTTTTATTTGACCCTACACCTCGACAGGAACTATAGTGTCAGGGCTAGACCAGACCCACTGCAGCATTCCAGCCTCCGGGTCCGGGATAGTGATGTGGAAGCACAGTCCTCCAAGCAGGAAAGCTTCACCACCCCAGCCCCCTATGTGGATGATGTGGACAATGTTTCTGTTTCGGACAGCCTTAGACACACCATCCCTCAAAATGTAGCATACTGGAACCGTCTGCTGTACTTGGCCCTCAGGAGTCTGGACAAGGGGAAACATCCGTTCAGACATACCTCCCAATGGTCTCACTGCAGGGAGACCAATGACATGCGTCTGCGAGTCAATGTGCATGACTTCACCACATACCCTGTCTTATTCCAGGAATTTTTGCGGGTCATGAACTGCAGGACCCCTCCAGTTCTGATCAATCAACCCAATAAGTGCATCTGCAGTAAAGGGGATGTCAATGACCAGACCTTCCTGCTGTTCGCCATCAAGTCAGCTCCTGGAAACTTTGAGCGCAGGCAGGCAGTGAGAGAGACCTGGGGCCGAGAGGCGGTCTATCACAGTGGACTGAGAGTGCAAACAGTGTTCTTCTTGGGTATCTCCCCGGAAAATGACCCTGACCTCAGGCCACTGCTGTCATTTGAGGCAAAACATTTTCGGGACCTTTTGCAGTGGGATTTCCATGAATCCCTCTTGAACCTCACATTAAAAATGCACATGTTCATCCAGTGGACACTGAAACACTGTCCTAATGTCACCTTCATCTTTAGTGGGGATGATGATGTATTTGTCAACACACCAGCATTGCTCAGCTACTTACAGTCTCTGGATGCTTCTAAGGCATCTCAGCTGTATGTTGGGCATGTCATTAGCACAGCAACTCCTCTCAGGGATCCTACAAGCAAGTACTACATTCCTCTGAGCTTCTATGATGGCCCATACCCTGCTTATGCTGGTGGAGGAGGCTTTCTTTTGTCTAGAGCATTGCTGCAACCCCTATATTCAGTTTCACGTGTCATTCCTTTCTTTCCCATCGATGATGTCTACATGGCATTGTGTTTTATGGCTCTGGGAGTTTCTCCTGAGGCACATGCAGGCTTTCAGACATTTGATGTCAGCGAACAGGATCGTGAAAACCTGTGCGTACATAAAGCTCTTATTCTGATTCATCAGCGCTCCCCCTGGGAAATAAAGAGACTATGGAAAGGCATTCACAGCCCCTTTTTGACCTGTTGA